The Solidesulfovibrio sp. DNA window AAGGCCAGGAAGGCGTCGGACTGGCCCAGGGCTTCGACCACGGCTTTCATGGCGAAAAAAACCTCACTTCCGGCTCAAAAAACCATTTTTTGGCGAAAAACGCAACACAACTTGTCACTGCCCTAGGCAACATACTGGAATCATTATCCCCTCCCTGTGGCACGTTCCCTGCTTTTCCTTCCGGCGATGCCGCGCGCACCGGCGCGCACCGGAGGTATGCCATGGGTATTTTCAGCCGCTTCAGGGACATCATCCATTCCAACATCAACGCCATGCTGGACAAGGCCGAGGACCCGGAAAAGCTCATCCGGCTCATGATCCAGGAGATGGAAGAGACCCTCGTCGAGCTCAAGGCCGACTGCGCCCGCACCATGGCGCAAGCGGCCAAGTCCGGCCGGGAACTGGCCGCCGTGCGCGAACGGGCCGACCGCTGGGGCGAAAAGGCCGAACTGGCCGTGGACAAGGGCCGCGAGGACCTGGCCCGCGAGGCGCTGCTGGAAAAGCGCGCCCTGGAAACCCGGACCGATGCCCTGGCCGGTGAACAGGCCGCCATCGAGGGCATGGTCGCCGCCTACCGCGAGGACATCGGCCGGCTGGAGGAAAAGCTGGCCTCGGCCAAGGAACGCCAGCGCACCCTGCTCCACCGCCACCTGCGGGCGACCGGGAAAAAGCGCGCCCGCGAGGACATGAGCCGCGTGGATTCCACCGAGGCCCTGCTGCGTTTCGACGAATTCGAAAGCCGCATCGAGCGCCTGGAGGCCGAGGCGGAACTGGCCGGATCGGCCTCTTCCATCCGCCGCCCGGCCGAGGGCGAATCCCTGGAAGCCCGCTTCGACCGCCTGGCCGCCGACGAGGACGTGGAACGCGAACTGGCCCGCCTCAAGGCCCGCCGCGCCGGGGGGGAGTAAGGCGAAGAGGCCTCCGGCGGCCGGGGGGGATCATCCCCCCCGGACCCCCCGGACGGGGAGAACGAGACGTGCGTGCGTCGGGAAAAAGGGATACGGGTGCGGGAAAGACGGATACGCACGGCTTGAGATGATGCAACGCAAGGAGTGACCGTGTTTGGCCATCATGCGATGTTTTACGGCGGCGGCCCGCATCTGCTGCAACTGCTTCTCGTCGTGGCCGTGATCGCGGCCATCGTCTGGCTGCGCCGCCGGGCCGAGGGCTCCGACCGGGTCGGGCGCGACGCCGACGCCAAGGCCCTGGCCCTGCTTGGCGAGGTCAAGGCCACGCTGGCGCGCCTGGAGGACCGGG harbors:
- a CDS encoding PspA/IM30 family protein, with the protein product MGIFSRFRDIIHSNINAMLDKAEDPEKLIRLMIQEMEETLVELKADCARTMAQAAKSGRELAAVRERADRWGEKAELAVDKGREDLAREALLEKRALETRTDALAGEQAAIEGMVAAYREDIGRLEEKLASAKERQRTLLHRHLRATGKKRAREDMSRVDSTEALLRFDEFESRIERLEAEAELAGSASSIRRPAEGESLEARFDRLAADEDVERELARLKARRAGGE